Proteins encoded within one genomic window of Sphingomonas sp. KRR8:
- a CDS encoding SDR family NAD(P)-dependent oxidoreductase gives MMSKTFGATSTTDDVLEGMDLSGRRVLVTGVSAGLGLETARALVAHGAKVVGTARDLTKARDALAGIGMSETTLELVELDLADLASVRRAAAALRGHGHPFDLLIANAGVMATPFGPASRRSSGPTT, from the coding sequence ATGATGAGCAAGACATTCGGAGCAACCTCCACGACCGACGATGTCCTCGAAGGCATGGACCTGTCCGGAAGACGGGTGCTGGTGACAGGCGTGTCGGCTGGGCTCGGCCTCGAAACCGCCCGCGCCCTCGTCGCTCATGGAGCCAAGGTCGTCGGCACCGCTCGGGACCTGACCAAGGCGCGCGACGCCCTTGCCGGGATCGGCATGAGCGAGACTACGCTCGAGCTGGTCGAGCTGGATCTTGCCGATCTGGCAAGTGTGCGACGAGCTGCCGCGGCACTGCGCGGCCACGGTCATCCGTTCGACCTGCTCATCGCCAACGCGGGCGTTATGGCGACGCCCTTCGGCCCGGCTTCGAGACGCAGTTCGGGACCAACCACCTAG
- a CDS encoding alpha/beta hydrolase, whose amino-acid sequence MSTITMRDGTEIFYKDWGAKDAPVIVFHHGWPLSADEWDNQMMFFLERGFRVVAHDRRGHGRSTQADHGNDMDTYAADVIEIARALDLRKAIHIGHSTGGGEVARYVARAEPGRVSKAVLISAITPVMIRKDSNPGGLPIKVFDGYRTAVAANRAQTYLEIASGPFYGFNRPGATPSEGAIRNWWRQGMMGGIKAHHDCIRVFSETDLTEDLKGIAVPVLVMHSEDDQVVPYAASAPLAAKLLRQGTLKTYHGLPHGMPTSHPDIINADLLAFIGAALA is encoded by the coding sequence ATGTCCACCATCACCATGCGCGACGGCACCGAGATCTTCTACAAGGACTGGGGCGCCAAGGATGCGCCGGTCATCGTCTTCCATCACGGCTGGCCGCTCAGCGCGGACGAGTGGGACAACCAGATGATGTTCTTTCTCGAGCGGGGTTTCCGAGTGGTCGCGCACGACCGGCGCGGACACGGCCGTTCGACCCAGGCCGACCACGGCAACGACATGGACACATACGCGGCCGACGTGATCGAGATCGCCCGCGCGCTCGATCTCCGGAAGGCGATCCATATCGGCCATTCGACCGGCGGCGGCGAGGTGGCGCGCTACGTCGCCCGCGCGGAGCCAGGCCGGGTCTCCAAGGCCGTGCTGATCAGCGCCATCACGCCGGTCATGATCCGTAAGGACAGCAATCCCGGCGGCCTGCCGATCAAGGTGTTCGATGGATACCGCACCGCCGTCGCCGCCAATCGCGCGCAGACCTATCTCGAGATTGCGTCCGGGCCGTTCTACGGCTTCAACCGCCCCGGCGCGACGCCGAGCGAAGGGGCCATTCGCAACTGGTGGCGCCAAGGCATGATGGGCGGGATCAAGGCTCATCATGACTGCATCCGGGTCTTCTCTGAAACCGACCTCACCGAGGACCTGAAGGGGATCGCCGTCCCGGTTCTGGTCATGCACAGCGAGGACGACCAGGTCGTGCCCTATGCTGCGTCTGCTCCGCTTGCGGCCAAGCTCCTGAGACAGGGCACCCTCAAGACCTACCACGGCCTGCCGCATGGCATGCCGACGAGCCATCCGGACATCATCAATGCGGACCTTCTTGCCTTCATCGGCGCAGCCTTGGCGTAG
- a CDS encoding TonB-dependent receptor, with the protein MLLAALLLASLSPARDRDDDDDRERAKPARVHGPKSAAPTATSARTRDDDDDDDQPKAVPTPSVTLPMQRPAVAPSRRPDDDDSAMPGVSAAAPSKPERDDEHDDEEDEGGAQPTTEVVVTARRLDAARTLIDVGLGATVTTLSNDAVENRPGGETGSISSILQQVPGVGLSGRSLTIRGGPANQVRINNVIVPEAIADPADLLSSRLAETTRLITGTLPAQFGFAPAGVISITTKDGLYQHGGEAELIAGSDGMVEPALEWAGSAGRTSLFASGSLERSRVQVVDATGAETRDPAVLLEGLGFADHVIDSDNRVSLILGGSHERHRFGPTSVGPGEEKAGSGYGVVALQHSDGGFTIQASLFFGASGDKAAFLCTSEERRSSWGSQIDGSANVGTEHLVRFGLLATRSTVRQTGRSETGRIARTTLGLYAQDEWSLGGGVTLNPGARVEWLEGLQHRAAVEPRASLVWAPTTGLTAHVGYARYAAAPPLDELAALPPLGRETDNLIDAGLSRTWGRLTVTADAYWRGARGLLVARRVVGSALPESFEFRRGRLRGIELSASYARRGTTAWSSLSLSRADGSGIIGGAIFPATTLAAKGGGTVPLGTNRPVRLAGGFTQRFGHFSLGADTLLSSGAVRTLTPTQPNGSRRPFHAEVGLAGVYHLTVAGKPVDLRLDLTNLTDSHAPSNDATALEGDWTRLARRRAITVGIEQGF; encoded by the coding sequence ATGCTACTTGCCGCCTTGCTTCTTGCCAGCCTGTCTCCGGCCCGTGACCGCGACGATGACGATGATCGCGAGCGTGCCAAGCCTGCGCGGGTGCATGGGCCGAAGTCGGCCGCGCCTACGGCGACCTCTGCCCGGACGCGTGACGATGATGATGACGACGACCAGCCGAAGGCCGTGCCGACACCTTCGGTCACGCTGCCGATGCAACGTCCGGCGGTTGCGCCGTCCCGGCGCCCTGACGATGATGATTCCGCAATGCCCGGTGTATCCGCCGCCGCACCGAGCAAGCCGGAACGTGACGACGAGCATGACGATGAGGAGGATGAAGGCGGCGCTCAGCCGACCACGGAAGTGGTGGTCACCGCTCGGCGGTTAGACGCCGCGCGAACGCTGATCGACGTGGGGCTGGGCGCGACGGTCACCACCCTGTCGAACGACGCGGTCGAGAACCGGCCCGGCGGTGAGACTGGCAGCATTTCTTCCATCCTTCAGCAGGTGCCCGGCGTCGGCCTTTCCGGTCGTTCGCTCACCATTCGCGGGGGCCCGGCCAACCAGGTCCGGATCAACAATGTCATCGTGCCTGAAGCGATTGCCGATCCCGCCGACCTCCTGAGTTCGCGACTGGCCGAAACCACCCGGCTCATTACCGGCACTCTCCCGGCTCAGTTCGGCTTCGCGCCGGCTGGCGTGATCAGCATCACGACGAAGGACGGCCTCTACCAGCATGGCGGCGAAGCCGAGCTCATCGCCGGCTCGGACGGGATGGTTGAGCCGGCGCTTGAATGGGCAGGCTCGGCGGGACGGACCAGCCTATTCGCGTCTGGCAGCTTGGAGCGAAGCCGAGTGCAGGTGGTGGATGCAACGGGCGCGGAGACGCGCGACCCCGCGGTGCTGCTGGAGGGTTTAGGCTTTGCCGATCATGTGATCGACAGCGACAATCGAGTGTCCCTGATCCTCGGCGGGTCGCACGAGCGGCACCGCTTCGGGCCCACATCCGTTGGCCCGGGCGAGGAGAAGGCGGGCAGCGGCTATGGCGTTGTCGCCTTGCAGCATTCGGACGGTGGCTTCACCATTCAGGCCTCGCTGTTCTTCGGGGCAAGTGGCGATAAGGCAGCGTTCCTTTGCACCAGCGAGGAACGGCGGAGTTCGTGGGGTAGCCAGATCGACGGTTCGGCTAACGTCGGCACGGAGCATCTGGTGCGCTTCGGCTTGCTGGCGACGCGTTCCACGGTGCGTCAGACAGGGAGGAGTGAAACCGGTCGGATCGCACGGACGACACTCGGCCTTTATGCGCAGGATGAATGGTCGCTGGGCGGCGGAGTGACCCTCAATCCGGGGGCTCGCGTGGAGTGGCTTGAGGGTTTGCAGCACAGGGCGGCTGTCGAGCCGCGGGCGAGCCTCGTGTGGGCACCGACAACGGGGCTGACGGCTCATGTCGGCTACGCCCGATACGCCGCCGCACCGCCGCTGGACGAACTTGCGGCGCTACCCCCGCTCGGCCGCGAAACCGACAATCTGATCGACGCCGGGCTGTCGCGGACGTGGGGACGGCTTACGGTGACGGCGGACGCCTACTGGCGCGGCGCGCGCGGGCTGCTCGTCGCGCGGAGGGTCGTAGGCTCGGCCCTTCCTGAAAGTTTCGAATTCAGGCGCGGGCGGCTGCGCGGCATCGAATTGTCGGCCAGCTATGCGCGGCGGGGAACGACCGCCTGGAGCAGCCTGTCGCTGTCGCGGGCGGACGGAAGCGGCATCATCGGTGGGGCGATCTTCCCGGCCACGACACTGGCCGCGAAGGGTGGTGGCACCGTGCCGCTCGGCACCAATCGGCCGGTGCGCCTTGCCGGAGGCTTCACGCAGCGGTTCGGCCACTTCAGTCTAGGCGCCGATACCCTGCTGTCGAGTGGAGCGGTACGTACGCTAACGCCCACCCAGCCGAACGGGTCACGCCGACCTTTTCACGCAGAGGTCGGACTGGCCGGCGTTTATCACCTGACCGTGGCGGGCAAGCCGGTGGACCTTCGGCTCGACCTCACCAACCTCACGGACAGCCATGCGCCCAGCAACGACGCTACGGCGCTGGAGGGCGACTGGACGCGGTTAGCTCGGCGCCGCGCAATTACGGTGGGGATCGAGCAGGGCTTCTAA
- a CDS encoding molybdenum cofactor biosynthesis protein MoaE, with protein sequence MWKARLVLEAFHAADALASFERRLGSGAGAVVTFTGLARGQDRGGSAVQRLFLQHHPRLTQQSLDEIAEAATRRFDVQAVEVVHRAGGIAPGEAIVWVGAASAHRRAAFEAADYLMDRLKTEAMFWKREDGPGGSTWIEPTDQDHQERAQWSRE encoded by the coding sequence ATGTGGAAGGCACGTCTGGTGCTGGAGGCGTTCCATGCAGCGGACGCGCTTGCCTCCTTCGAACGGCGGCTTGGTTCGGGCGCCGGCGCGGTCGTGACCTTCACTGGCCTGGCGCGCGGGCAGGATCGCGGCGGCTCGGCCGTGCAGCGCCTGTTCCTGCAGCATCATCCCCGGCTGACCCAGCAATCCCTGGACGAGATCGCGGAAGCCGCGACACGCCGGTTCGATGTGCAGGCGGTGGAGGTGGTTCACCGCGCCGGCGGCATCGCGCCCGGCGAAGCCATCGTCTGGGTCGGTGCAGCGTCGGCTCATCGAAGGGCGGCATTCGAGGCGGCTGATTATCTGATGGACCGGCTGAAGACCGAAGCCATGTTCTGGAAGCGCGAGGATGGCCCCGGAGGCTCGACCTGGATCGAACCGACCGACCAGGATCATCAGGAACGCGCACAATGGAGTAGAGAATAG
- a CDS encoding DUF2474 domain-containing protein — protein sequence MAEPLWKRLEWMVLIWTASVAALGTVPFVLRLWLS from the coding sequence ATGGCGGAGCCGCTCTGGAAAAGGCTCGAATGGATGGTCCTGATCTGGACCGCCAGCGTTGCCGCGCTCGGTACCGTCCCCTTCGTGCTCCGCCTCTGGCTCTCCTGA
- a CDS encoding S1C family serine protease, with the protein MRTILLAGGLLLAALGGAAVNRWWSPPDPRPADVQRPTRPIIQIVRQQTGLPDLSDVVDRTCPSVALIVPAGAELPLTGPATAAPAVLLSDDGWLLSAASALPKGDLEAVFGNGQRTPVGEVRTDPVSGLALAKVGNPQGSSLSLSDQPPPRAGQFGLAVATPAGLGCSAAVAMVESDFVADGGAQSGYFRLQPTAADWPAGLPILAGDGRILGVIASSDQSGTALPSSTVSGIVDELMRNSLSPTTAFGFRAVEYEGSLATRLGDVRAGAGVSLVEPGSKTAKTGLRAGDIVTSADGTPVSGASELSRALDRAGATARLTVQRRDRQLTLTASRQTPAS; encoded by the coding sequence TTGCGCACGATCCTTCTGGCAGGTGGACTGCTGCTGGCGGCGCTTGGCGGGGCGGCCGTCAACCGGTGGTGGTCGCCGCCGGATCCGCGGCCGGCGGACGTGCAGCGGCCGACACGGCCGATTATCCAGATCGTCCGCCAGCAGACTGGCCTTCCCGATTTGTCTGACGTCGTCGACCGGACGTGCCCGTCGGTGGCCTTGATCGTGCCCGCGGGCGCGGAACTGCCGCTGACTGGGCCCGCGACTGCCGCGCCGGCAGTTCTCCTCTCGGACGACGGGTGGCTGCTGAGTGCTGCTTCCGCGCTGCCCAAAGGAGATCTCGAGGCAGTTTTCGGCAATGGCCAGCGCACCCCGGTGGGTGAGGTCCGCACCGATCCGGTGTCCGGCTTGGCCCTCGCCAAGGTTGGCAATCCACAGGGGAGCTCCCTCTCGCTGAGCGACCAACCCCCGCCCCGCGCGGGCCAGTTCGGGTTGGCGGTCGCCACGCCCGCGGGGCTCGGCTGCAGCGCCGCCGTTGCCATGGTGGAAAGCGATTTCGTAGCCGATGGCGGTGCGCAGAGCGGCTATTTTCGCCTGCAGCCGACGGCCGCCGACTGGCCGGCCGGCCTGCCCATTCTGGCCGGCGACGGACGAATCCTTGGTGTCATTGCCAGCAGCGACCAGAGCGGCACTGCACTGCCGTCGAGCACCGTCAGCGGGATCGTCGACGAACTCATGCGCAACTCGCTGTCGCCGACAACGGCCTTTGGCTTTCGCGCCGTGGAATATGAAGGATCGCTGGCCACCCGCCTGGGCGACGTTCGCGCGGGCGCCGGCGTATCGCTGGTCGAGCCGGGCTCGAAGACCGCCAAGACCGGTTTGCGCGCCGGCGACATCGTGACGAGCGCGGACGGCACTCCGGTGTCAGGCGCGTCCGAGCTCAGCCGTGCGCTCGACCGTGCGGGCGCCACCGCCAGGCTGACCGTCCAGCGGCGCGACCGGCAGCTTACGCTGACCGCAAGCCGGCAGACGCCCGCGAGCTGA
- the moaC gene encoding cyclic pyranopterin monophosphate synthase MoaC: MSELTHLDESGRARMVDVSGKVPTERVAIATGQLTCLPETLATVLAGTAPKGAVVQTAELAGIMAAKRTSDLIPLCHPLPLAKVELRIKAVEGLPGFSVEAEVKTVGVTGVEMEALTAVSVACLTLFDMLKAIDRTMVIGAVQVASKTGGKSGSWQR, from the coding sequence ATGAGCGAGCTGACCCACCTCGACGAAAGTGGACGGGCGCGCATGGTCGACGTGTCGGGCAAGGTGCCGACCGAGCGGGTGGCGATTGCGACCGGCCAGCTCACTTGCCTTCCTGAAACGCTGGCCACGGTGCTGGCCGGTACTGCTCCCAAGGGTGCGGTGGTCCAGACGGCCGAACTTGCCGGGATCATGGCGGCCAAGCGCACTTCCGATCTCATCCCACTGTGTCATCCGCTGCCGCTCGCCAAGGTCGAGCTGCGGATTAAGGCCGTCGAGGGCCTGCCCGGGTTCAGCGTCGAAGCGGAAGTGAAGACCGTCGGCGTGACAGGCGTCGAGATGGAGGCGCTGACCGCCGTGTCGGTCGCCTGCCTGACGCTGTTCGACATGCTCAAGGCCATTGACCGCACCATGGTGATCGGTGCCGTGCAGGTCGCCAGCAAGACCGGTGGCAAGTCCGGCAGCTGGCAACGATGA
- the moaB gene encoding molybdenum cofactor biosynthesis protein B, with the protein MPGRIDESLPFYPLRIAVLTVSDTRTEANDTSGGTLVDRLTGAGHELAGKAIVSDDVDAIRHQVQAWVADESVDLILSTGGTGFSPRDVTPEAVKPLFRREMDGFAIVFHQASLGTVGVSTLQSRAFAGQIENTFIFCLPGSTGACRDAWDLVLGLELDSRYRPCSLAGQIPRLRHVCA; encoded by the coding sequence GTGCCCGGACGAATAGACGAAAGCCTCCCCTTCTACCCGCTGCGCATCGCCGTCCTGACCGTGTCGGACACGCGCACCGAGGCGAACGACACATCGGGTGGTACGCTTGTCGACCGGCTGACGGGGGCAGGGCACGAGCTTGCCGGAAAGGCCATCGTCAGCGACGACGTGGACGCCATCCGGCACCAGGTTCAGGCCTGGGTGGCGGATGAAAGTGTCGACCTCATCCTCTCGACCGGGGGAACCGGCTTCTCTCCGCGCGATGTCACGCCCGAGGCGGTCAAGCCATTGTTCCGGCGCGAGATGGACGGTTTTGCTATCGTCTTCCACCAGGCGAGCCTCGGCACCGTTGGCGTGTCGACGCTTCAGTCGCGGGCCTTCGCCGGGCAGATCGAGAACACCTTTATCTTCTGCCTGCCAGGCTCCACCGGCGCTTGCCGGGACGCATGGGACCTGGTGCTGGGACTGGAACTCGACAGCCGCTATCGGCCCTGCTCCCTCGCAGGGCAGATCCCCCGGCTGCGGCACGTGTGCGCATGA
- a CDS encoding zinc-dependent alcohol dehydrogenase family protein: protein MPSSSMIAAVVEQENGPFVLRELARPTPAPGEVLVRIEASGTNPLDTKIRAGQAAHARQPLPATLGMDLAGTVVALGASVDRFAVGEAVYGFGGGVGGLQGSHAQYGAFDARLLARKPASLSMGEAAILPLVVITAWEGLVDRARIRAGQTVLIQGGAGGVGQVAVQIALARGAKVFATDVGAELDFVRAMGAVAIDAKRDVASYVAEHTEGQGFDLVYDTVGGPVLDASIEAVRRFGHVVSCLGWGTHKLAPLSFKQATYSGVFTLHPLIANEGRAHFGDILEEARKLVDAGRLVPRLDPRAFTLEDLGAAYDAVLGANGAPRQRGKIAVTMS, encoded by the coding sequence ATGCCGAGTTCATCCATGATCGCCGCCGTCGTCGAGCAAGAAAATGGCCCGTTCGTGCTGCGCGAACTTGCCCGGCCCACGCCGGCGCCAGGCGAGGTGCTCGTCCGGATCGAGGCGAGCGGGACAAACCCGCTGGACACCAAGATCAGGGCGGGACAGGCGGCGCACGCGCGGCAGCCGCTGCCGGCGACGCTCGGCATGGACCTTGCCGGAACCGTCGTCGCCTTGGGGGCGAGTGTGGACCGCTTCGCGGTCGGCGAGGCCGTCTATGGCTTTGGCGGAGGCGTCGGCGGGCTGCAGGGATCGCACGCGCAATATGGCGCCTTCGATGCGCGGCTGCTGGCCAGGAAACCCGCGTCGCTGTCGATGGGCGAGGCCGCCATCTTGCCGCTGGTGGTCATCACGGCGTGGGAGGGTCTGGTCGACCGCGCGCGGATCAGGGCTGGGCAGACCGTGCTCATCCAGGGCGGTGCAGGAGGCGTCGGTCAGGTTGCCGTGCAGATCGCCCTCGCTCGCGGCGCGAAGGTGTTTGCAACCGACGTCGGCGCCGAACTCGACTTCGTTCGAGCAATGGGCGCGGTCGCTATCGACGCGAAGCGGGACGTGGCGAGCTACGTCGCCGAGCACACGGAAGGGCAGGGCTTCGATCTCGTCTATGACACGGTGGGCGGTCCCGTGCTCGATGCCTCGATCGAGGCCGTCCGCCGCTTCGGGCATGTCGTGAGCTGCCTTGGGTGGGGGACGCACAAGCTCGCCCCCCTGTCATTCAAGCAGGCCACCTATTCGGGCGTCTTCACACTGCATCCGCTGATCGCGAACGAAGGCCGCGCCCATTTCGGCGACATTCTCGAGGAAGCCCGCAAGCTCGTCGACGCGGGCAGGTTGGTGCCGCGCCTCGACCCCCGTGCCTTCACGCTCGAGGACCTCGGGGCCGCCTACGACGCCGTGCTTGGCGCCAACGGCGCTCCCCGCCAGCGGGGAAAGATCGCCGTCACGATGTCGTGA
- a CDS encoding MoaD/ThiS family protein, translated as MDVRLYGRLGDLLGKQVQLDPPPGGCSIAELRVELARYFPQAEAQFMSPGVRAIVGDTVVNEDRHVSVADTVEFFPPVSGG; from the coding sequence ATGGACGTGCGCCTTTACGGCCGTTTGGGGGATCTGCTCGGCAAGCAGGTTCAGCTCGATCCTCCGCCAGGCGGTTGCTCCATCGCGGAGCTGCGCGTGGAACTCGCGCGCTATTTTCCGCAGGCCGAAGCACAGTTCATGAGCCCGGGCGTGCGGGCGATCGTCGGCGACACGGTGGTGAATGAAGACAGGCACGTGTCGGTTGCCGACACGGTGGAGTTCTTCCCGCCCGTGTCCGGCGGCTGA
- a CDS encoding chloride channel protein, with protein MSLPALSFTPVYERGVASFRRIFRSSEAALVLLAVGVGVAAGLLMLVQRGLAHSLQSFFYGLSGASLSAAASIDPWRLLALPLLGLFLGYATRAISRRWRTPIDVVEANALHGGAIPVRDTLVVCAQTIVSNGAGASVGLEAAYAQAGGGFASVIGQWLRLRRASLRVLVGAGAGAAVGAAFGAPLTGAFYAFEIVIGAYTPAAIAPVAAACIAATLLGRLVGVEPYIIALPGAKAITTADYLLFAALGIICALIGIAIMRGVTFCEAHFRRLAIPDAWRPAVGGLLLIPLALITPQALSAGHGALHMDLGAEVGLRLILLVLVIKVAASTISLGFGFRGGLFFASLFMGSLVGQLFAGALAHQSFLPTVDPGDAALIGMAAMAVAIVGGPMTMSMLVLEVTHDFVLTGAAVTAALCASTLVRELFGYSFSTWRLHTRGENIRSARDVGWARALTAGKMMRRSVETLAGSASVAEFRRRFPLGATTSVVLLDAAGRYAGIVETAKLYAPGLTDDTEVGTLASLSDFALDPSAGVRAVIAAFDRTEADDLAVVSTDGEVLGTLSERFVHRRYADEVEKAQRDLFGE; from the coding sequence GTGAGTCTGCCGGCCTTATCCTTCACCCCCGTCTATGAGCGGGGTGTCGCTTCCTTCCGGCGGATATTCCGGTCGAGCGAGGCGGCGCTGGTGTTGCTTGCGGTGGGTGTGGGCGTCGCCGCCGGGCTGCTGATGCTGGTGCAGCGCGGGCTGGCCCATTCGCTGCAATCCTTCTTCTACGGACTGAGCGGGGCGAGCCTCAGCGCCGCCGCGTCCATCGACCCGTGGCGACTGCTCGCGCTGCCGCTGCTCGGGCTTTTTCTCGGTTATGCGACGCGGGCGATCAGCAGGCGTTGGCGGACCCCGATCGACGTGGTCGAGGCGAACGCCCTTCACGGCGGCGCCATTCCCGTACGTGACACGCTGGTAGTCTGTGCGCAGACCATCGTCTCCAATGGGGCGGGTGCGTCGGTCGGCCTCGAGGCGGCCTACGCTCAGGCCGGGGGCGGTTTCGCGTCGGTGATCGGACAATGGCTTCGGCTCCGCCGCGCCAGCTTACGGGTTCTTGTCGGGGCCGGCGCGGGGGCGGCGGTCGGGGCGGCGTTCGGCGCGCCGCTCACCGGTGCTTTCTATGCGTTCGAGATCGTGATCGGCGCTTATACGCCGGCGGCCATCGCGCCTGTCGCGGCGGCCTGCATCGCCGCAACGCTGCTTGGCCGGCTGGTCGGCGTGGAGCCTTACATCATCGCCCTGCCCGGCGCGAAGGCGATTACCACTGCCGATTATCTGCTCTTTGCCGCGCTCGGGATCATTTGCGCGCTGATTGGAATTGCCATCATGCGCGGGGTCACCTTCTGCGAAGCCCACTTCCGACGCCTGGCCATTCCGGATGCCTGGCGGCCAGCGGTCGGAGGGCTGCTGCTGATCCCGCTGGCGCTCATCACGCCCCAGGCGCTGTCCGCCGGGCACGGCGCCCTCCACATGGACCTTGGCGCCGAGGTGGGCCTGCGCCTCATCCTGCTGGTGCTGGTGATCAAGGTGGCGGCTTCGACCATCTCCCTGGGATTCGGTTTCCGGGGCGGCCTTTTCTTCGCTTCGCTATTCATGGGCTCGCTCGTCGGGCAGTTGTTCGCGGGCGCGCTTGCTCATCAGTCGTTTCTGCCGACGGTCGACCCCGGTGACGCCGCGCTGATCGGTATGGCCGCCATGGCGGTTGCGATCGTCGGCGGGCCGATGACGATGTCCATGCTGGTGCTTGAGGTCACGCATGACTTCGTGCTGACGGGTGCCGCTGTAACGGCGGCGCTTTGCGCCAGCACCCTTGTGCGAGAGCTGTTCGGCTACAGCTTCTCGACCTGGCGCCTCCACACCCGTGGCGAGAACATCCGCAGTGCCCGGGACGTGGGCTGGGCCCGCGCGCTGACCGCGGGCAAGATGATGCGGCGCTCGGTAGAGACGCTGGCGGGCTCCGCCTCGGTCGCGGAGTTCCGCCGGCGCTTCCCCCTGGGTGCAACAACCAGCGTGGTGCTTCTCGACGCAGCCGGGCGGTACGCCGGTATCGTGGAGACGGCGAAGCTCTACGCTCCAGGGCTGACGGACGACACGGAGGTGGGGACCCTGGCTTCGCTCAGCGACTTCGCCCTCGACCCGTCGGCCGGTGTTCGCGCTGTCATTGCGGCGTTCGACCGCACGGAAGCCGACGACCTGGCGGTGGTCAGCACGGATGGTGAAGTCCTCGGCACTTTGTCCGAACGCTTTGTCCACCGCCGCTACGCGGACGAGGTCGAGAAGGCGCAGCGGGACCTGTTCGGTGAGTGA